In Streptomyces seoulensis, the following are encoded in one genomic region:
- a CDS encoding glycosyltransferase family 2 protein: MNAKPDVRNPAVSVIMPVLNEERHLRGAVQAILAQEYAGDMEVVIALGPSTDRTDEIAAELVAEDPRVVTVPNPTGRTPAALNAAIKASRHPVVVRVDGHGILSPNYIATAVRLLEETGAQNVGGIMHAEGENDWEHAVAAAMTSKIGVGNAAFHTGGAAAPAETVYLGVFRREALEQQGGYNEEFIRAQDWELNFRIREAGGLIWFSPELRVSYRPRPSIKALAKQYKDYGRWRHVVARYHEGSINLRYLAPPAAVCAIAAGVVAGVAVTPWGFVIPAGYLAAIAAGSIPAGRGLPLKARLQIPVALATMHMSWGFGFLTSPRSLAKRVIASRRPAVLEPR, translated from the coding sequence ATGAACGCCAAGCCCGATGTGCGGAACCCCGCCGTGTCCGTGATCATGCCCGTGCTCAACGAGGAGCGGCATCTGCGCGGAGCCGTGCAAGCGATCCTCGCGCAGGAGTACGCCGGCGACATGGAGGTCGTGATCGCCCTCGGTCCCTCCACGGACCGTACGGACGAGATCGCGGCCGAGCTGGTGGCCGAGGACCCCCGCGTGGTCACGGTCCCCAACCCCACCGGCCGGACCCCCGCCGCGCTGAACGCCGCGATCAAGGCGTCCCGGCATCCCGTCGTCGTCCGCGTGGACGGCCACGGCATCCTCTCGCCGAACTACATCGCCACCGCCGTACGGCTCCTTGAGGAGACCGGCGCGCAGAACGTCGGCGGCATCATGCACGCCGAGGGCGAGAACGACTGGGAGCACGCGGTCGCCGCCGCGATGACCTCCAAGATCGGTGTCGGCAACGCCGCCTTCCACACCGGCGGCGCGGCCGCCCCCGCCGAGACGGTCTACCTCGGGGTGTTCCGCCGCGAGGCGCTGGAGCAACAGGGCGGCTACAACGAGGAGTTCATCCGCGCCCAGGACTGGGAGCTGAACTTCCGCATCCGCGAGGCGGGCGGCCTGATCTGGTTCTCGCCCGAGCTGCGGGTCTCCTACCGGCCCCGCCCGAGCATCAAGGCGCTGGCCAAGCAGTACAAGGACTACGGCCGCTGGCGGCACGTCGTCGCCCGCTACCACGAGGGCTCCATCAACCTCCGCTACCTCGCCCCGCCGGCCGCCGTGTGCGCCATCGCGGCGGGCGTGGTGGCCGGCGTGGCCGTGACCCCCTGGGGCTTCGTGATCCCGGCCGGCTACCTGGCCGCCATCGCCGCGGGCTCGATACCGGCCGGCAGGGGCCTCCCCCTCAAGGCCCGCCTCCAGATCCCGGTCGCCCTCGCCACCATGCACATGTCCTGGGGCTTCGGCTTCCTGACCAGCCCCAGGTCCCTGGCGAAGCGCGTCATCGCGTCCCGCCGCCCGGCGGTCCTCGAACCCCGGTAG
- a CDS encoding LCP family protein yields MRAVTALSVAVLASAGIGHAVVAGLDSGIARVDAFKDMKNRPRAGHGMNVLLVGTDGRDKITEAERRAYRLGGAPCHCTDTMMIVHISEDRERASVVSLPRDSYAEVPDHVDQTTGAPHHAHPMKLNAAYAEGGPQLTVRTVEAMTHVKVDHYLEVDFASFMKTVDVLGGVKICTPTPLKDSYTGLDLAPGPHTLGGGQALQYVRARHVDGASDLGRMQRQQRFMAALIERATSSGVLFNPMRFRDVTRAVLGSVRADNGFGTDELLDLGRAMRNFSPSSSEFTTVPIGQMGFAVKGIGSTLKWDPVKSEQLFANLRDDKPLGAHLAKKAPAAATVEVDPHAVRVRVENGTGTAGLGRKVDAALAATGFATTRQPVTAAHPAEHTVISYDPRWDRSARSLATALPGAQLHPTPGLGPVLRVTAGTDWKSVHPVKAPEVAAPDAPVVRGDEVVCSGQA; encoded by the coding sequence GTGCGGGCGGTGACCGCGCTGTCGGTGGCGGTGCTCGCCTCGGCGGGGATCGGCCACGCGGTGGTCGCCGGCCTGGACTCGGGGATCGCCCGGGTCGACGCCTTCAAGGACATGAAGAACCGGCCCCGCGCGGGCCACGGCATGAACGTGCTGCTGGTCGGCACGGACGGCCGGGACAAGATCACCGAGGCGGAGCGGCGCGCGTACCGGCTGGGCGGCGCGCCCTGCCACTGCACCGACACGATGATGATCGTGCACATCTCGGAGGACCGGGAGCGGGCCAGTGTGGTGAGCCTGCCGCGCGACTCGTACGCGGAGGTGCCCGACCACGTCGACCAGACCACCGGGGCGCCGCACCACGCGCACCCGATGAAGCTGAACGCGGCGTACGCGGAGGGCGGGCCGCAGCTCACCGTGCGCACGGTGGAGGCGATGACGCATGTGAAGGTCGACCACTATCTGGAGGTCGACTTCGCCAGCTTCATGAAGACGGTGGACGTGCTCGGCGGGGTGAAGATCTGCACCCCGACCCCGTTGAAGGACTCCTACACCGGGCTCGACCTCGCGCCGGGTCCGCACACCCTGGGCGGCGGACAGGCGCTGCAGTACGTCCGCGCCCGGCACGTGGACGGGGCGAGCGACCTGGGGCGGATGCAGCGCCAGCAGCGGTTCATGGCGGCGCTGATCGAGCGGGCGACGTCCTCGGGGGTGCTGTTCAACCCGATGCGGTTCCGGGACGTGACGCGGGCGGTGCTCGGCTCGGTGCGGGCGGACAACGGGTTCGGCACCGACGAGCTGCTCGACCTCGGCCGGGCCATGCGGAACTTCTCGCCCTCGTCCTCGGAGTTCACCACCGTGCCCATCGGGCAGATGGGGTTCGCCGTGAAGGGCATCGGGTCGACGCTGAAGTGGGACCCGGTCAAGTCCGAGCAGCTGTTCGCGAACCTGCGTGACGACAAGCCGCTCGGCGCGCACCTGGCGAAGAAGGCCCCGGCAGCGGCGACCGTCGAGGTCGACCCGCACGCGGTCCGGGTCCGGGTGGAGAACGGCACCGGTACGGCGGGGCTCGGCCGCAAGGTGGACGCGGCCCTCGCCGCGACCGGCTTCGCCACCACCCGGCAGCCGGTGACCGCCGCGCACCCGGCCGAGCACACGGTCATCTCCTACGACCCCCGCTGGGACCGCTCCGCCCGCTCCCTCGCCACCGCCCTCCCCGGCGCCCAGCTCCACCCGACCCCCGGCCTCGGCCCCGTCCTCCGCGTCACAGCCGGCACCGACTGGAAATCCGTCCACCCGGTAAAGGCCCCGGAGGTCGCCGCCCCGGACGCCCCGGTGGTGAGGGGGGACGAGGTGGTCTGCTCGGGGCAGGCGTAG